The Solanum pennellii chromosome 4, SPENNV200 genomic interval TGAATATAAGATTTGTTATCTTGAAAATAACTATGTTACCTGCTACGATAAATAAAGGTGATCTTAAGAAATTTGGTTTTGTTTTTTTGCAGCCTATTTGCAATATGCTGCTGTTGGGTATGTGAAGTTTGCTTTTGATTGTATATTTAGGATTTGGACCTATAAAGTCCATAATCAGTTCACGTGGTGTTGATGTATTTAACTAGTGATGTAATAGTATATACTTATGTTTTTCACCAAAACTATAGTATTATAATGTGTGATGTGACAcactatattaattaataataaggtgtgttatttttctttctattagtTTTGTGTGTTTTTGAGGTCTGAAGAATTGTTGTTGTGTAAACAATCTTTGAGATAATACAGTTCTTGTTTTCCTTTCTTTACATACTTCTCTCTTTCTCCCTTTCGATTGTCGCAATAAAATAACAGTGTTAACTAGAAACAAAAAGGGCTTAAGAAAACACTTGTCTTAACTTCTTACTGACAACATGACTAGATGTTGACACTCAATTAGTAGCGTTGGCATATATACATAAAGGAGAAATAAAGTTggctaaagataaaaatatgaagCAAATTACAATTTCAGCCATGGTATTAAGAATGAGTCACTGCCCTTCTCCGACTCTAACTACCAACCTAGGAGAGGGTATATAATACTTCCTACTTGTTGAAAAGGGTTCTATGATGGGTCCTTAACCTCTAGATGTCGAAGGCATCCTTGAGTGAACTCACGGTTCATACAAAGTGGAGATCATGGGATAAGTTCATGAATTTTCCTTGTCACCCGAATCATCAGCTTGttagaacaacaacaacatacacaaCGTAATCCCACAAGTAGGGTCTGAGGGTGAGGTGTATGTAGTCTTACGTCCTTACCCATGccttgtgaaggtagagagACCTGTTTTCGATAGACCCTCAGCCAAGTAATACCAGCTTGCTAGAAATACTAACTAAAAAGCAAAGAGTAAACCATATGAATGTTTTACCTGACACTTTCTCTTATTGAATGAATACCAGTTTATGGTAATACATAGGTTGGGCAGAAGAAAGCTTAGGATAAAGTTCATATAAGTTGCAGAAACATCACTAAACTGAAAAACACCAAGAGTTGGTACAAAAGTTACGACGCTATACAGAATCTAGCAGCTTTTCTAAGACATGTACTGTCTAGATGTCCATCCGGTGTCATGTCTACCAAGCGAGTAGGCTGACGGTGGCATCTGAGAGAAGTGGAGGGGGTCTGGTTCAATTCCATAATCAGTAAGTGGCCTGTGCTCTAAAATTTCATCATGCTTTTGAACAAATTCAGGAATCTCAAGCTCTCCTTTCTTTATGTCGTCCCAAAGGTATTGCAGTCGACTAACATACTTTACTTTCCAATACAAACTACACCAAAAGAAAACAGTGTATAGTAAATGTCCTTCACATATCTCTCAAATGAAGGAAAGAACATGCTGCTAAAAGAGAGGAAGAGTGAAACCAGAAGCAACGTCTACATAACAGTAGCAAAAAAGCTTAAAGATCATTGTAACCTGAATGCATATTTACATGTTACGGGGGTATGCTACAAGATGAGTTGATCGGAAATAGATGCAAGCACTATGGTTTATCGTACATGTCCTATAGAAAGACAACCAATTATGGTTTCGACTAATCAACcaaaaaatgtaattattaaaattcatgCAATCTTGACTAAACATGCAGTGGGGAAATGTGAGGTCTACAATTACCATGTGCAGAATTTTAACTAACAAAGAAACTACTTACCCTCCACTCAGGAAAAATCTGCCTAGCGTTGCAAGAACAAGCCTTGACCTGAGCCCAGGATGAACAAAGTATACAGCCTGAAGCCTGTCCTTATGGTCAGGAGGTAGCTCTTCGTAGATCCACCGCAAGATGATCAATCCAGGATTGTTATCCTCCTTTTGGACAGTACTATGCATGTAGACAATACAGAATGGCCCCTCAGGCAGCTCCGTGCAAATTTTGTTAAAGACATACTTTTTCAGCCGCTCCGCACTTATAACTAGAGCTGCGAAATATTGTTGACATAGTTGTTTTACATATTTTTGAAGCAACAAATAGAAAGGGAAGCAGGAACAAAGAAACATGAGATGGAATATCAATTGAGACAACAAAACAGCAACCACAGTCCacaaataagttaaaatgaaTCACAACCTCAAGTCTGAAGAATGGAGTTATTTTTTGAATGGAGAAGTCCTGTCCTAGTCACAGTTGATACtttttataaggttaataataGTGAGTATTATCATAAATTGCATCAACTAAAAAGAATATCATGTCCCAGTATTTTCGAAATCTCCCCGAGAAGCAAGATAGAGACATCACAATGTATAACAAAAAACTAATCGACTTGGCCTAGAGGTTAGCGTCATGCTTTGTAAAGGTCTCCCATCCATACATATGTACGTGTCCAACTTTGTATGGTCTGAGACTATTGTTTATTCAATCATCTAGTGGCTATAGTCGTGCTCTTTCGTGTGGAAGAAATAAACAGCTGAAATCAATGTAATGGAGTTGAAGCAAGAGGGCCATAGTAACCAATGAGGAGAAGAAAATATCAAggcttttactttttttcacaTGATTGAAGAATAATAGAGGCAGTATTATTGCCTTGCATCAATTGTAGCATCACAAATGACCCCAATGATGAACTCACGCAGGCAAATCCAATAGAAATCTATTTTCGggaattttgaagatttttaaaGCAATATAGCCTGTTAAATCGACCTATAAAAGTCAAACAAGAAGCATTCTAGTTAATTCTTAAGATGGTATCTCTCCGCGTAAATGTCACCGATATAACTGATAACCTAAAACGATTTGCTCCGAATCAATTTTCCTTACTTGATAGGTCACCCTTGAATTTTAAGATGACCCATCTTATGATCTACGATTTGTTCAAGTACTAGTAAGAGAACTTCAAAAGGAGTTACACACCACTTGATTGACTTTATATTCATTCAAATGTTTGATAGGCTGCTGAAGGGAATACATACTTCGGATGTGGGATGACATCACAGGCTTACCTCGTGATTCTTCCATCAATACATCAAAATAGCCATTGGAACAAATGCAAGACAAAAAGGGATGTAGGAAAATAGAGCTCAAACACTAAAGTAGCTGTCTTTTATCGTTGCAAGTGCAGAAGGCAGAAACATCATGGTAATCCATTTACTCAATTACATCTGTCAAGATTATCATAACTGACTAATTCAGCCCtattaagaaagaaaaaccTAACAAAGCAGATAGTAAACTCAAACAATGTTGAGGAGAAGGTTTATCAGATAGTAGATACAGCTGAAGGTCAAGGTCTCAAAGTAAGCTCCACGGAAATAGTGCCACCAGAAAAACATGACCAAAACAGTGACACCAGATGCATGGGAAATACTACCAATCAAACAGGTTAGTATTTGTTTCcattacaacaaaaaaaaaacctaggaTAGTTTCAAAACGGAAATCAACAGTTGAGATTGTCAAAGGACTCCATCAAAGTGAATCCCAGATTACCATATCACCAAAAGACTCTATATTAAAGATTTTAACCAAATATTTGAACATAACCAAACCTGTGCACGTACACCACTTGAGCTGAACATAAGCTAAAGCACACCAACCAAAAAAAAGGACAAAGTAGATAATCACCAACTGAATTTCATGCAGCCACTTCTTaatgtatttgatattctttaCATCCCACTTTAGTAACCATCTATGATTCTCCATCCTAGAACGAAAAAAAGAGTTCGGAATCCAAGGGCAAAGCATCcaactttcatataaattttttaacttcccaAATATTACAAACAGAAAGTGTAATATTTCATTACAACTCAGAAAATTTCAAACAGGAACCAACAGTTCAGAAAGCCAGTAGA includes:
- the LOC107017655 gene encoding protein GDAP2 homolog — protein: MGSSSNSSKDDFSVLVLASDLGVDARPFLTHQEPEDSWYDCASDPPSSEEQDFAHLDSLQFLRLESGSDKLGNRIFRIVGKYFPALVISAERLKKYVFNKICTELPEGPFCIVYMHSTVQKEDNNPGLIILRWIYEELPPDHKDRLQAVYFVHPGLRSRLVLATLGRFFLSGGLYWKVKYVSRLQYLWDDIKKGELEIPEFVQKHDEILEHRPLTDYGIEPDPLHFSQMPPSAYSLGRHDTGWTSRQYMS